DNA from Thermoleophilum album:
CTTGCCGCCGCCGGCATCGCCGCGTCTGGAACACCCGAACAAATCATGCGCTGGGTGCCAGAGTGCTACGGCACAGGCGATGAGATCAAGCTCGGCGCTTACGCGGTGACGGAGCCGGGAGCGGGCTCCGACGTGCGTGCTCTCCGCACGACCGCGCGTCTCGACGGCGACGAGTGGGTGCTCAACGGCACCAAGGTCTTCATCACCAACGGCGGCATCGCCGACGTGACGGTCGTCGTCGCGACCGTCGATCCCGACCTCGGTTACCGCGGACAGGCGTCCTTCGTGGTGCCCAAGGGGACGCCAGGCCTCAGGCAGGGAAAGAAAGAATCGAAGCTCGGCATCCGCGCCTCGCACACCGCCGAGATCGTGCTCGAGGACTGTCGCGTGCCGATGGAGAACTTGCTCGGCGGCTACGAAAAACTGCAGCGCAAGCTGGAGCGTGCGCGCAAGGGTGAGTCGAGCGGACGCTCTTCGAACGCGCTCGCCACGTTCGAGATGACGCGCCCCCTAGTCGGCGCCTCGGCGCTCGGCATCGCCCAGGCCGCCTACGAGTGGACGCTCGACTACCTCGAGCGCACCCGCGAGGGCGGAAGGCCGCTGATCGAGCATCAGCGAATCCAGCAAACGATCGCCGACGTCGCCACTGAGATCGAAGCTGCACGCCTGCTCGTCTGGCGGGCCTCGTGGATGGCGCGCAACGGTGTGCCGCTCACCGGCGGCCAGGGATCGATGGCGAAGTTGAAGGCAGGGGACGTCGCGATGTGGGCGACCGCGACCTGCATGGACCTCGTCGGGCCGTACGCCCAGACGACGGAGTGCCCACTCGAAAAGTGGTACCGGGACGCGAAGATCTACCAGATCTTTGAGGGCACGGCCCAGGTGCAGCGGCTGGTGATCTCGCGGCTCCAGCGCGAGGAGTACAGGCGCCGCTTGGCGGAGGCCGCGGAGCTGGTGGCGGCGGGTGAACGTAGCGGCTCGGCAGTGGCAGCCTGAGGGGGTCGCGCGCCCGTCGGCGCCGCTACCAGAGCGCGCTCACTACACTCAGCGGGGCAGCGGCTCGCAGCGACGGAAGGAGGCGCTTTGCCAGGGCTAGCTGGGCGGCTCTCGACCACCATCAAGGCCAAGATCTCGAAGTGGCTCGACCGCGCCGAGGATCCGGCGGAAACGCTGGACTACGGCTACCGCAAGCAGGTCGAGCTGCTCCAGAACGTAAAGAAGGGGATCGCCGAGGTCCTCACCGCGAAGAAGCGTCTGCAGATGCAGTCGCAGAAGCTCGAGCAGCAGGTGGCGAAGCTCGAAGGCCAGGCCCGGCAGGCGCTCGCTCAAGGCCGTGAAGACCTTGCGCGCGCGGCCCTCGAACGCAAGGCGCTGGCGCAACGCGAGCTGCAAAGTCTCGACCAGCAAATCGCCGAGCTAGAGGCGCAGCAACAGCGCCTCACCGAGAACGAGCAACGCCTGCGCGCCAAGGTCGAGGCCTTCCGCACCAAGAAGGAAGTGATCAAGGCGCAGTACTCGGCGGCCGAGGCGCAGGTCCGGATCTCGGAAGCCGCCCACGGCGTCGGCGAGCAGATGGCCGATCTCGGGCTCGCGCTCCAGCGCGCCCAAGAGAAGGTCGAGGACATGCAGGCGCGCGCCGCCGCCGTCGAGGAGCTCGAACAGGCGGGCACCTTCGAGGACCTTACGGCGCTCGGTTCGAGCGACGACATCGACCGCCAGCTCGCTCAGCTGGAAGCAGGCGACCAGGTCGAGCGCGAGCTGGCCCGCCTGAAGGGCGAAGTTCCGGGCTCCGGGCGGGAGCTCGGCGCCGCTGCCGAGGATTCGGGCAGCCAGCCGCCCACGCACCGGGAGAAGGGCTCGTGATCGTGCGGATCTCCGGCGAGGGGCAGTTTCGGCTCGCCGATCACCTCGCCGACCAGCTAAATGAGCTCGACAACGCGTGTGTGGCCGCGGTCGAAGCGGGTGACGAGCGGCGCTTCCGCGAGCTGTTCGACGAGCTCATAGCGCTGATCGAGCGCGAGGGGGAGCCGCTCGCCGATGACGAGCTTGTGGAGTCCGACGTGATCGTGCCGCCCCGCGACATCACCTTCGAAGAGGCGCGGCGTGACTTCACCGGCGAGGGAATCGTTCCCGAGTAGCGCGGTGGGGCACCGGCTCACGGCTCTCGCGACCGGCTACCGCGACCTCGAGAGCGCCGGTGGCTAGCGGGTCACAGCAGGGGCCGGACTACACGCGCCTCAATTTGCTCGAGGTCGAGGATCTCGCACCGCGCTTCGGCTACGGGGAGCTGTTGGCGGCTCGCTTCCCGGGCGGTGCGCTCGAGGCGCGCGAAACCGGGCTCTCGCTGCAGCACCTGCGTCCTGGCCGCAAGCAGCCCTACGGACATCGCCACGAGCGTGCCGAGGAGATCTACGTCGTGCTGGAGGGCTCGGGCCGGGTGTGCCTCGACGGGGAAGTCGTCGAGCTGCAGCGGTTCGATGCTTTGCGCGTAGCCCCGCAGGTGGCGCGCCGCTTCGAAGCCGGGCCGGAGGGGATGACGCTGCTCGCTTTCGGGCCCCGCCGCCAAGGCGACGGCGAGGTGCTGCCGGACTTCTGGCCCTAGAACGCAGCGTTAGGGCGCTGTCGAAGCCGCTTTCTGGCGAGCGTGGCGAAGCTGCTCGCCGAGACGCGCTAGCTCGACCTCCGTCGCACACGCCTCGAGGAGCGCGAAGAGCTCGCGTTCCTCCATGCGCACGTGATCGTGCAAGAGCTCACCGGCAGCCCTGAGCTCGTCCGGTGCGGGGGGCGTTGCCGTGAGCCACCGCGTGGTCAGGGCTCGCAGGCGCACATGATCGAGGAGAGTTCTCACAATGAGTCGATGGTCAGCGTCGACGTGGTTAGCCAAGAGGGGCAGCAGGAAGCGTTCTTCCTCGGCGAAGTGAACGGCGCTCGCATCGTTCATGAACTCGACGAAGGCTCGCGTAAGCCCGCCCGCGGAGGAAGCGTCAGCACGCCGCATCTGCGCTGCCAGCACTAGCGCGTGATGGTGATCGCGAGAGAGTTCGACTAGCGCGGGGTGCCGAGTCATCTTCAGCCGCCGTTCGCTCTCATCGCTCTCGCCGCACCTCCACTGGCCATCACTCTCGCCCCGTCGCTCACAACCGCAGTGGGGCCGCGCGGGCGGCAGCGAGCGCGCGCTCGGCGATCGCGAGCCCGGTGGCGCCAACGCAGACGACGAGGGCGGCGCGCAGCAGCGTCTGGATCGGCGCCTCGAGCGGCGCCACCTGCGCGATCCAGGCCAGCAGCAGGACTACCGGAGCCGCTGCGACGAGTGGACCGAGGACGCGTCTTGTGCGTTCGGTGCTAGGACGCCTGCGAGTCTGCGGCCCGAGTTCTGCGGACGGCGCTCCTGGCCTTCTGATCGCGCGCACTCGCGCGAGCACATCGAGAAGATGCAGTAGCGAGCCGGCAACCGTCAGTCCGATCCAACCGGCCAGCGCAGATAGGGCGAACACCGCGTCTCTCGGCAGCGCAACCGCGCTTCCGCCGGGGTTTCCGCTCAGCGTCTGAATCAGGCCCCACAGGAGGGCGAGTACGCAGAACAGCTGACCGTGCGCAACCAGCCAAGCTGGCAGCCGCAGCGGCGACCGCCGCTGGCTAAGACAACCCAGCACGTTCGCGAGCAAAGCGCTCGCAGCGACCAGACACACGAACCATCCCGCGGTGACCAGCGCCAGCGATCCCGAGAAATAGCCGGCGGCGAGCGCACCGAGGCCCGGGTACCAGCCAAGGAGTGCGATCACTTCGAGCCGCGGCCAGCGCAGGCGCGTGTCGGTGAGCGAGGGGAAGAAAGTGTGGAGGGTGCCCACGATCGTCCCTCCGAACCAGCCACCGACGGCGAGCAAAGCGTGCGTTCCGACGGTGTCGCCGTCGCCTGCGAAGAGCCCCGTGGCGAGCAGCGTGCCAATCGTGCCGGCGCAAACGAGTGCCGCGGCGGCGCCTTCGTACCAGGCGATGGCCAACGGTGCCCGTTGCAGCGAGCGGCGACGCATCCGCTCGAGTCGCGCGACGTAAACGGCGAGGCCCCCGCCCAGGAGGACGGCGCCCGCCACGATCACCGCGGCGGCCGAGGTGACGTAGCCCACAGCAACCGTCAAAGCGCCGGCATTCCAGGTGAAGAGGCCCAGCCGGAAGAGAACAGGCGGGCTCGCCTCGGCCGCTAGGAGTGCGCCGGCGAAGAACGGGGCGGCACCGAGGATCAGTTGCGAGATCCCGCCTACGAACGCCAAGTGCAGGGCGAGCCATGAGGATCTCGGAAGACCAACCGCGGTACCCACCGTGGCCGTCACGCCCGCGGCTAGCAGGAAGGCGAGGCCGCTGAGGAAGTGCGCGAGCAGGTGATCGGTCGGCCGCGGGCCGCTCTCGCGGCCCGCGCGGCGCGGACAACGGCGCGAACGGGGTTGGGGGTGACTCGCGGTGGCCGCCGTGCCGATCATCTGGGCATTATTACACAATGATGTGAAAATATTGTTCCAGCTTTGGCCTTGCGAATAGGTCGCCGAGCGGTTAGCGTCGGCCCGGCCCCACTACCTACTCGGTGACTAGCCGGTGACCAGACGCCCCCGTCTTCCGCTGCTATTGCGGCTAACAAGGAAACCGCTCGCGGCCCGTTGGTCGACCGCCTTTGCGGCGACTGCGCTGATCGGCGGGGCCCTCGGGCTACCGGGCCTTGGCGGCTTGCCGGTTGCGCCGGCACGCGCCGTTGCTGCCACCGACTTCGGCGGTGAGCTGCGACCGCCGGCCAGCGTTCCCTTCGCTGCCCGTGGCGGCATCCGCTACGCGTACGTGGTCGGGGCGCGTCCCGGTGAGCGCTTGGTGCTCACCGACACTCGCGGTCGGACGCTACGCGCAGGACAGGCCGATGACTTCGGCAGCCTGATCTTCCGCGAGCTACGCCCCGGTCGCTACCGGCTCTTACGCGCGTCGCGTGGCCGCGGCGAGTCGCGCGTCGTCGCGCGCCTGCGCGTGCTCGCGCCCGGCGCCAACCCGCCGACCTCCTTCTATCGCCGGACCCGACTACGCCCGGGGCTCAACTACGTACGGATGCGCGACGGCATCGAGCTCGCGATGACCCTCCGCCTGCCGCCCGGCAAGACCCTCGCCGACGGTCCCTTCCCGACCGTCATCGAGTACTCCGGCTACCAAGTTGCTGCACCACACGACTTGCTGAGCGCCCTCGCTGGCGCACTGGGGGGCGGACCGGCGCCGAACGACCCGCTCGCGCCGGCCACCTCGACCGCCGTCGGCTCGGTTATCGCGCCGCTGCTTGGCTTTGCGACAGTGAGCGTGCAGATGCGGGGGTCGGGTTGCTCGGGCGGCGACTTCGACCTCTTCGACCTACCCACCACTTACGACGGCTACGACGCCGTCGAGACGGTCGCCGCACAACCATGGGTCAAGGGCGGGAAGGTCGGGATGGTCGGGATCTCGTTCTCGGGAATCAGTCAGCTGTTCGTGGCCGGCACACGCCCCCCGCACCTCGCCGCGATCACCCCGCTGTCGGTGACCGACGATCTCTACGAGGGCACCGGCTACCCCGGCGGCATCTTCAACTCCGGGTTCGCCCGCCGCTGGGTCGAAGAGCGTCAGCGCGATGCCCAGCCCGCTCCCTACGGTGGCCAGCCGTACGCCCGCGAGTTGGTGCGCCAAGGCGACCTGCACTGCGCGCGCAATCAGCTGCTGCGCCTGCAAACGCAGGATGCCCTCGCGCTGCAGGAGCGGACGCCGTACCGCGACCCGCGCATCTTCGGGCAGCGCTCTCCTGGCTCTTGGCTAGCTCGGGCGCGGGTACCGATCTTCCTGGTGGGCCAGTTCCAGGACGAGCAGACCGGCGGCCACTTCCCCGAGGCGCTCGCCGCTCTCAACGGGCGGCGTCGCGTGTGGATCACGCTGCAAAACGGGGTGCATCCCGATTCTCTCTCGCCCAGTGTGATCACTCGCTGGGTCGAGTTCCTCAAGCTGTATGTCGCCGACGAGGTGCCGCGCATACCCGACCAGGTGCTCGCGCTCGGCGGCGTGCTCTACCGGGTGCTCGCGGACTCGCCCGCCGCCCCGGTCGTGCAGTCGCGCTTCGTCGGCTACGACTCCGCAGCGCGGGCGCGGGAAGCATTCGAACGCGACCCTCACGTGCGGCTCCTGATGGAGAACGGCGGTGGTCCCTGGGGGCCTGGCTCGATCGGTGCACCCTGGGAGCTCGGCTTCTCCGCCTGGCCGCCGCGTGAGGCCAGCCCGCAGGCGTTCTACCTGCAAGCGCGTGGCAGGCTCGGTGCGCGGCCAGCCCGTACGGCGGCGGTCGCCTATCGCTCCGATCCCGCCGCGCGGCCCTCCCGCACGCTGCCCGGGGCGAGCGAGAGCGATGCCTGGCGGCCGCAGCCGCCCTACGACTGGCGGCCTGTGCCCCCACGCAACGGGCTCGGCTTCGTGACCGCGCCGCTCGCCCGCGACACGCTGGTGGCCGGACCGGGCAGCGTCGACCTCTGGCTGCGTTCGACGGCGCGCGACACCGACATCCAGGTGACGCTGACGGAGGTGCGCCCCGACGGCAGCGAGACCTACGTGCAGAACGGCTGGTTGCGGGCCTCGCACAGGCGCTTGGACGGCCGGCGCTCGAGCGTTCTCGATCCGCACCCGACGCACCTCGCCCGCGACGCAGCACCACTTCCACGGGGGCGTTGGACACTCGTTCGCGTGCCGCTCTGGCCGGTCGCGCACCTCTTCCGCGCCGGCTCGCGAATTCGCCTGGTGATCAGCGCGCCGGGTGGCGACCAGCCGTCCTGGGAGTTTCAGACGATCGAGCGCGGGCAGACGATCAACACCATCGCGATCGGTGGGCGCACGGCCTCGCGTCTGGTGCTCGCGGTCGTGCCGCGTTTTGCTGGTGCGCCGCTGCCGTTGCCGCCGGTCGGAGCCCTCCGCGGCCAGCCGTCACGGCCCTACCAGCCCGCCGGCAACGGCGGTTAGAGGGGTATCTCCCAAAGCGGGAACCAGCGCGACAAGTCGGGCTCGAGCGGCAGTTCCTGCTCGAGCTGTGCCTTGAGGCGCAGCTCCCGCTCGGTGTCGCGAGCCCGCTCACCGTCGGTCGCCGGTACGAACGGGTAGAAGCGACCACGCTTGAAGTTGTAGATGAGGTAGATCCGCCGCGCCTGCTCCTCGAACGCGAACAAGGCGCAGAGCAGGCGGTCGCCGTAGCCGGCGCCATCCAACTGCTCTGCGGTTTGCTCGAGCGCCACCACCAGGTCCTCGAAGTCCTCGTCCTGCAGCACCAGCCAGCGGTAGCCGAAGGAGTCGGCGCTGGAGTCGACGCGCGTGCCGAACTCCTGCCCGGTCGCCTTCAAAAGCTCCTCGGCCTCGGCAACGATCGATTCGAAATCGGCCGTCGGGAGGGGTTGGAAGACGAGCGCAGCCACACCGGCGGGTCGCGCCGCGGCTTCGCTCTCCAGGGCAAGTGCTGCGCCTACGACCGCCGACAGGCCCTTTCCACGCTTGACCGGGACCCGCAGTCGGCGCCCGCCGCCGAAGAGGATGTCGCGGAGCCCCACCGCGCCGCTCTTCCGGCGTTAGCTCAGGCGACCGCCTGCAGCTGGGCCTCGAGTTGCTGGAGCCGCTCGATCCGCTTCTCGACCGGCGGATGCGTCGAGAACAGGTTGGCCACAGCGCTGCGTGCCGATGCCGGCACGATGAAGAAGGCGTTCATCCGCTCCGCCTCGCGCAGATCCTGAGTCGGTACGAGCTGCATCGCACCGGAGATCTTCACCAGCGCGGAGGCCAGCGCACTTGGGCGTCCGGTGATCAGCGCCGCGCCGCGGTCAGCAGCGAACTCGCGGTAGCGCGAGAGCGCCAGCATCAGGAAGAACGAGAGGACGTACACGAGGCCCGAGACGACCAGCAGGATCAAGCCGACTGGCGGGCCATCCTCGTCGTCCGCCGCGCCGCCGAAGAAGAACGCCATCTGCATGATCATCGACGCGACCGCGGCGAAGAAGCTGACCACGGTCATGATCAAGACATCGCGGTGCTTGATGTGAGCGAGCTCGTGCGCCAAGACACCCTCGAGCTCGTGAGGCTCGAGCGTTTCCATGATTCCGGTGGTCACGCACACCGTGGCCTTGCGCTGCGAGCGGCCCATTGCGAAGGCGTTCGGCAGCGGCGTATCGGCCACCGCGATGCGGGGCTTCGGCAGGTCCGCTTGGACGCAGAGCCGCTCGACCATCGCGTGTAGCGCGGGCGCCTCCTCCGGCTCGACGACGCGCGCCCCCATCGCCGCCAATGCCAGCTTGTCGGACAGGAAGATCTGAGCCGCCGCCAGGCCGGCGACGACCAGCGCGATCGTGAGGGCCCCGGCACCGGCCGCCATGAGCACCGCGACGAACGCGGTGTAGAGCAGGCCGAGCAGGAAAATCGTGAACACCATGCGGACCTGCAGACCCAAGTCCGGCTTGAGTACGGCTCGCTGACGCGCCATCTCGAGGACGAAATATAGAGACCGGCGACGGCTGTTATCGCCAGTCGCGGGGGCCGCCTTGCTCGCAAGCGAGCTTGCAGGACTGGCCGATCGGCCAGTCGGGCGCTACGGTAGCGGCGACCTGCGCTGAGTCCCGGTTCGCCGGGAGCGGGGGACCCATTTGCGCCGCGTTCGCGGCGTAGGGGCGAGTCGCCGCGCGAGCGCGGCGTAGCGCCGGACGGCGCGAGCCCGACAGCTAACCCCGTAAGCGTGGCCAACGTGCTGATCGCTCGTGAAGAAGCCCTTCGTCATAGCTCTCGCGCTCGTCTTCGCGGTCGCGCTGGCGCTGCCGCTCGCGGTGCAGTCGAAGCCGCTTGCCAAGCGGCTCGCCGAGAAGCGGGCGCAGCTCTCGCGAATCGAGCGTCGCGAGGCGGTTTTGACCACCGACATCTCGTCGCTCAACGCGCGCATCGAGGGAATCAACGGACGGCTGCGGGCGACGCGGGCGCAGCTGGTGTCGGTGCAGCGGCGACTCGACCGCGAACGCGCGCGGCTCGCGCGCATCCAAGGGCGTCTCGAGCGCGCGCGCTACCGGCTGGCGGAGCTGCGCTCGCGGCTCGCTGAGGGGCGGCGGGTGTTGTCAGCGCGGCTCGTCGAGATCTACAAGTCCGACCGCCCCGACCCCTGGACGGTGGTGTTGGAGTCAGACGGTTTCGCGGAGCTTCTCGACCGTATGGAGTACCTGCAGCGGCTCGCCTCCTCGGACCTTCAGGTGGTGGACAGCGTGCGCAAGCTCAGCGACGAGGCACGGCGCCGCGCGCTGCAGCTCGCAGCCCTCGAGCGGGCGCAGCGACGGAGTGCCCTCGCCGTCCTGGAGCAGCGTGATCGGCTGGCGGCGACCCGCGACACGCTCGCCTCGACGCGCGCAGAGCTAGCTGCAGCGCGTGGTGAGCGGCGCGCGCTGTTGGCCCGCGTGCGGCGCAGCAAGGCTCACGTTGAGGAAGACTTGGCGGCGCTCGAGGCCGCTCAGCGCCGCGTCCGGCAGGCTCTGGTGGCGGCCGCGCCGCGCGCCTTTGCGCCAAGCTCGGCGGGGCCCGTCAAGCGTGGATCTGGCCGCCTGATCTGGCCCGTGAACGGCCCCATCACCGGGGTCTTCGGAGAGGCCCGGCCTGGACACATGCACAGCGGCATCGACATCGCCGCTCCCTCCGGTACGCCCGTGCGGGCAGCCGATTCCGGCGTCGTGGTGCTCGCAAGTTGGGTCGGCGGCTACGGAAACTTCATCTGCGTCCAGCACACCGGTTCGCTGTCGACCTGCTACGCCCACCTCTCGGGCTACGCGACCTCGCGCGGTGCCTCGGTCAGCCAAGGACAGGTGATTGGCTACGTCGGATCCACTGGCAACTCGAGCGGTCCGCACCTGCACTTTGAGGTGCGGGTAGGCGGCTCCCCGGTCAACCCGCTCGGCTACCTGTAGCGCGGCTGCTAGCGCACCAGCGGGAACGAGCGGGAAGCGCAGTTGAGCACGCGGTCGCAGGCCACGACGAACAGCCGCAGGCCCTTGCTGGTGCTCGGCAGGCGCACGCTCCTGACCGGTGGCCGGGATGTCGGGCGGGCCAGCAGCCGGCGCCTGCCGCGCTCTTCGACGACGATCGCGTAGCGCACGCCGCCTTCGCGCAGTTGGCCGCGCCGCACCGGATCGCGGCTCGGCAGCACCCGCACGCGCCAGGTGGTGGGGCTGATACGAGCGATTTGCGCGCGCGCCGGCGGCGGTGTGACATCGAACCGTCGGGCGAGCTCGACCGCTGCTTGCGCGTCGACCACGCCGTGTCCGGTCGCGGGGTTCCAACCCCGCTGCCCGTTGGCTTGCCGCGCCGTGCGCATCAGGATCCGCGCCACCTGGTCGGCGTGCAGTCGCGGCTGCGCTGCAAATACCAGGGCCGCCACGGCGGAGACGATCGGTGCTGCGAAGCTCGTTCCCTGGCCGTATGCGTAGCGGCCGGCGCCGAACGGTCCGGGCGCGAAGATCAGCGGCCCGCACAGCTTCGGCGCGTCATGGTCGAACGAGGTGTCGGTCGCGCGGGGAATCGTTGAGAACACGCCTCGACGGCAGTCGCCCATGGCGCCCGGCGCCGCCAGGCTGACACTGTCGTTTCGGGTCGAGAAACGCGCCGCCGCACCGCTCGGCAGGGTCGCCGCCACCGAGAGTCCAGCACCCACCGCACCGCGCGGACCGCCGAGCGATACGGCTGGCTCTTGGGGGAGGTTGCCGCTTGAACCCGTGTTCCCGGCGGCCGCGACGACCAGCACATCAAGCGCTACCGCTCGCTCGAGCGCGTCGCGCAGCAAGAAGTCGAGCGTGTTGGCCTGGACGCTCAAGTTGATGACGCGCGCACCGCGGCGGATCGCTGCCAGCACTCCGTCCGCCAGGGCCAGCTGGGTAAAGCTCTCGCCGGTCGAGGCGCGCACGACGATCAGCGGTGTGTTGCCGCCGACGCCGAGGGTGCCGATCCCGTTGTTGGCGCGAGCGGCGATGAGCCCGGCGATGAACGTACCGTGCCCGTCGAAGTCGGCAACGCTGCGCTGACCGAGCAGGTCGACGCGGCTCCGGACGCTTCCGCGGAGATCCGGGTGAGACGTATCGACGCCGGTGTCGATCACCGCCACCGGAGGTCCGCCCGCCACCAGTCGCAGCGCTTGCGGCGCACGGACCGCCGCCAGCTGCCAGGCATATGGAAGACCGGTGGCTGGGTCGACGGACTCCGCGGGCTCGCTCGCGACGCGCGCCGGTGGCGCGGCGTGGCTTGCCAGCGCCAGCGGCAGCTGGTCGGCGAGCAGACGCTTGCGCTCCCGACCGTCCAGCGTCGCCCGCACGACCGCCAGCGTCGGATCGCCCAGGCGGACGCCGAGCGCCGCGCCCGCCGGCCGGGCCGGCGGCGCTGCGGCGGCAGCGCGGACCCCTGGCGGCGCGGCGAGCACGGCGAGGGGGAGCGCCGCAAGCATCGCGCAGCAGGCCGTGACGGCTTTGGCGGCGGTCGAATTCATCCCACCCGATCGTAGGAGGCGCTCCACTACGCTGTGCCGGATGCTGCCGACGATCGAGCTCGGACCGATCACCCTTCAGACCTTCGGTCTGGCGATGGCGGCTGCCTTCCTGGCCGCGGCGGCGCTTGGGGCACGCCGTTTCGCCGAGCTTGGTCGCTCACCCGACCTAGCGTGGGAACTTGGGGTAGCTGCGCTGGTCGGCGGGGTGGTCGGCGCGCGCGCGTACTTCTTGATCGAGCACTGGGACGAAGTGCGGGGCGACTTAGTCGGCGAAGTTTTTGCTGGTACCGGGCTTGTTTGGTATGGAGGGCTGCTCGGCGGTGCACTGGCGGTCGCAGCCTGGGCGGCCCATCGGCGGGCGCTCGGAAGCTGGCTGCTCGGGGCGGTGACTGCGCCGCTGGCCCTCGGCTACGCGATCGGCCGAATCGGCTGTCAACTCTCCGGTGACGGGGACTACGGGATCCGTTCGGATCTGCCCTGGGCGATGGCTTATCCGCACGGCACCGTCCCGACCACCGAGCGTGTGCACCCCACCCCGATCTACGAAACGCTGACGATGGGCTTGGTAGCGGCTGGTCTGTGGGTGTTTCGTGATCGTGTCGCTCCAACCAAGCTTTTCGCGTGGTACCTCGTGCTTGCGGGGAGCGAGCGCTTCCTGGTCGAGTTCGTGCGTCGCAACTCACCGGTGGTCGCCGGGCTCACGGCAGCGCAGCTGATTGCGCTCGCCCTGAGTCTCGTCGGGGCGGCGATTCTGCTGGCCTCACGCGCGCGCTCGCGCGTGCCCTCGCAGCCGCTGCCAAGCGGTCGCTAGCAACGCTCCGCTGACCAGCGTCAGCGCGACCGTCGCGCCGGTGGCGGTGTCGAGGAGGTAGGCGATCGCGAGCCCCGTCACCGTGAGCGTCGCGCCCGCTACGCCGGCGCTCACGAGGGACGAGCGGGCGCCGTGGGCGAAGGGTCGTACGACGAGCGGTGGTGCGACCAGCACCGCCACCGCCAGCAGGTTGCCGACCGTGCTGGCAGCGACCGCCGCTGCGACTACCACGAGTCCGGTCGTGAGGGCCCGCAGCCGCCCGACTGCGAAGCCTGCCGAGCTGGCCCAGACGGGATCGCTAGCGGCAGCCACCAGCGCCGCCCCGTAGCGGACGAGCAGGAACCACGTTGCAACCGTGGCCGCGGCCGCCATCAACAGGTCGCTGTTATCGGCGGCCAGCGGCTCGCCGAACAAAAGCCGCTCGAGGTGACCCGGGGAACCAGGAAGAAAAACCGCGATCGACCCCATCGCCAGGGCACCGGTAGCGAGCGCTGCGATCGCTGGTCCCGTGCCCGCACGCGGTTCATTGCTCACGATCGGCAGAAGCACGGCAAAGACGGCTGCGCCGAGCAGC
Protein-coding regions in this window:
- a CDS encoding S8 family peptidase — translated: MNSTAAKAVTACCAMLAALPLAVLAAPPGVRAAAAAPPARPAGAALGVRLGDPTLAVVRATLDGRERKRLLADQLPLALASHAAPPARVASEPAESVDPATGLPYAWQLAAVRAPQALRLVAGGPPVAVIDTGVDTSHPDLRGSVRSRVDLLGQRSVADFDGHGTFIAGLIAARANNGIGTLGVGGNTPLIVVRASTGESFTQLALADGVLAAIRRGARVINLSVQANTLDFLLRDALERAVALDVLVVAAAGNTGSSGNLPQEPAVSLGGPRGAVGAGLSVAATLPSGAAARFSTRNDSVSLAAPGAMGDCRRGVFSTIPRATDTSFDHDAPKLCGPLIFAPGPFGAGRYAYGQGTSFAAPIVSAVAALVFAAQPRLHADQVARILMRTARQANGQRGWNPATGHGVVDAQAAVELARRFDVTPPPARAQIARISPTTWRVRVLPSRDPVRRGQLREGGVRYAIVVEERGRRRLLARPTSRPPVRSVRLPSTSKGLRLFVVACDRVLNCASRSFPLVR
- a CDS encoding prolipoprotein diacylglyceryl transferase → MLPTIELGPITLQTFGLAMAAAFLAAAALGARRFAELGRSPDLAWELGVAALVGGVVGARAYFLIEHWDEVRGDLVGEVFAGTGLVWYGGLLGGALAVAAWAAHRRALGSWLLGAVTAPLALGYAIGRIGCQLSGDGDYGIRSDLPWAMAYPHGTVPTTERVHPTPIYETLTMGLVAAGLWVFRDRVAPTKLFAWYLVLAGSERFLVEFVRRNSPVVAGLTAAQLIALALSLVGAAILLASRARSRVPSQPLPSGR
- a CDS encoding metal ABC transporter permease produces the protein MTGAIASAWPLIGSDALTRAGLELLLVGALAGPVGWLVLGERITFAAESAAHAMLPGLALAAALSLPLAPGALLGAAVFAVLLPIVSNEPRAGTGPAIAALATGALAMGSIAVFLPGSPGHLERLLFGEPLAADNSDLLMAAAATVATWFLLVRYGAALVAAASDPVWASSAGFAVGRLRALTTGLVVVAAAVAASTVGNLLAVAVLVAPPLVVRPFAHGARSSLVSAGVAGATLTVTGLAIAYLLDTATGATVALTLVSGALLATAWQRLRGHARARA
- a CDS encoding murein hydrolase activator EnvC family protein, translated to MKKPFVIALALVFAVALALPLAVQSKPLAKRLAEKRAQLSRIERREAVLTTDISSLNARIEGINGRLRATRAQLVSVQRRLDRERARLARIQGRLERARYRLAELRSRLAEGRRVLSARLVEIYKSDRPDPWTVVLESDGFAELLDRMEYLQRLASSDLQVVDSVRKLSDEARRRALQLAALERAQRRSALAVLEQRDRLAATRDTLASTRAELAAARGERRALLARVRRSKAHVEEDLAALEAAQRRVRQALVAAAPRAFAPSSAGPVKRGSGRLIWPVNGPITGVFGEARPGHMHSGIDIAAPSGTPVRAADSGVVVLASWVGGYGNFICVQHTGSLSTCYAHLSGYATSRGASVSQGQVIGYVGSTGNSSGPHLHFEVRVGGSPVNPLGYL